A stretch of DNA from Orcinus orca chromosome 3, mOrcOrc1.1, whole genome shotgun sequence:
TTGGCTTCTCTTCTCTAGCCCTGAAAGTCCTAGATGACATCTTGTTCCAATAGGGTTTTTTGTCtgcattgaaaatctgttgtttagtgtagccaccttcattcatTATCtaagctagatcttctggataacttgatacagcttctacatcagcactagCTATTTCACCTGGCACTGTTACGGAGACAGCttttttccttaaacctcatgaaccaacctctgctagttTCAGACTCCTTTTCTGTAGCATCCTCACCTCtttcagccttcatagaattgaagagagttagggcctcgttctggattaggctttggcttaagggaatgttgtggctggtttgatcttctagccagaccactaaaactttttcTCCATATcggcaataaggctgttttgctttcttatcactgGTGTGTTCACTTAGAGTAGCACcgttaatttttttcaagaactTTTGCTTTGTATTCAcagcttggctaactgtttggcacaagagACATAGCTTTctacctatctcagctttcaacgTGCCTTTCTCACTAAGTTTAATCAtctctagcttttgatttaaagtgagaagacgtgtgactcttcctttcatttgaaCACTTAGAGCCATTgcagggttattaattggcctaatttcagtattgttttgtctcagggaatagggaggcccaaagagagggagagagatggggaatggCCAATCAGTTTCAatagtcagaacacacacaacatttatcagTTAAGTTTGCTATCTTAAGACtggacataggtatatgtataaccaattcacttttctatacagcagaaactaacgctaCATTGTAagtaaactatactccaatataaaaattcattacaaaaaaaattgGTCATATGTGTAACCTGTGGCACCTGGAAACAATTAAAATTGTAACATCAACCATCACTAatcacagatcactgtaacaaatataataataacaaaaaaagttCAAAGTATTGTGGgaattaccaaaacgtgacacagacatgaagtgagcaaatactgttggaaaaatggctttAGTGGACTTGCTTAGCacaggattgccacaaaccttcaattagTAAAAACATAGTATCTTCAAAATGCAGTAaaacaaagtgcaataaaatgagggaTGCCCGTAATTATGCCAGTGCTGGGACAAAAGTTGTAAACTGGACTGTCCCAGGTAAGCTGAGATGTATGCTCATTCTAGGAGAGTAAGATCCAATCAATATAGATAGAGTAAAAGAAAGGTCTAGTTTACATAATTGAAAAGGTGGTGATCGAACTGGAGAACAAGGTAGGAAAGAGAACAAACTTGTAAGAAGATGAAGAGGTTGGTTTTGGACCTATAAAATTTGAAGTTGTTGTCTGAACAACACTTAGTTGATTCTCTAAAGTGTTACTTTATTAACAGATTCCTGAAATTTTATATTCATCTTTAATAAAACAAGTAAGaatgtttttctttggttttgtagATTGGAGTCTACTGCACGAACATCAGAGAGCTCAGAAGAATTCTTGGAAGAAGAACCTGAACAGAGTGTGATTGAATTTGAGGATGAAAGTAGTGATAAAAATGTTCGACCAGCACCAGAAACCCAGCCAGGCCTGGAAAAGCAAGAAGGTGAAAAGGTAGGAGATTcacttattaaataaaatgaatggaagTAAAATTTAACTTTCTTAGTCATATATTGTTAGAAAAGCATAACGATGTATTTTAGACTCTTAGTAGAAATTGTATTTAATGTTAAAAAGCATAtgtgtcaggacttccctggtggcgcagtggttaagaatctgcctgccagtgcaggggacatgggttcgagccctggtccaggaatatcccacatgccacggagcagctaagcccgtgtgccacacaactgagcctgcgctctagagcctgcgagccacaactgctgagcccatgtcctgcaactgctgaagcccatgagcctagagcccgtgctctgcaacaagagaagccatcgcagtgagaagcctgtgcattgcaatgaagagtagcccctgcttgctgcaactagagaaagcccgcgtgcagcaacaaaggcccaacacagcaaagataaattaaaaaaaaaaaaaagcatatatgtCTAAAGCAAGGTCAGGTAGTAGAGGATAAAGTTacaagtattttatatttcaaactgAGTTTATAAAGTTTGACATATTGCAAAGATAAAATAGAGGATGTTTAGTTAGTAATGTCCCTCagtgtatttaaaatacaaattaatttgtAGAATTAAACATAAGAGGTGACAAATGTGACTATAAGAGGTCTACCTTATAAAACCAGTTAGAACGCCTTAATATCCAACAAGCCCTAAATTGCACCCCTATTTTGATTAGAAGGATAGAATTAGTTGTCCAGAAAAAACATATGTATTTgactacagttgatttacaaattcctagaaaaataactaaattcattttttttacaacTAGAAAACAAGGAGGAAAATCCTTTGTGACTGAGTAAAAAACTCTTTATctggcttcatttcttttttcattttctctatttcctatccttctttttctttaatatcttcaATATTTTCCTCTCTTACAGattccttatttcttctttgaaacatacttaagtttctttaaaaatcttttacctGTTTGTCAAGTCCAGCCAGGAGCTAAGCAAGTGAAACTGcattactgattttatttattaacttgcTCCAATTTAGCTCCTGTTTCCTCTACTTcatgaaattgtatttttaaatgacattttttctcttgtaaaaattagggaaacaaacacatttttttttttgcggtatgcgggcttctcactgttgtggcctctcccattgcggagcacaggctccggacgcacaggctcagtggccatggctcacgggcccagccgctccgcggcatgtgggatcttcctggaccagggcacgaacccgcgtcccctgcatcggcaggcggactctgaaccactgcgccaccagggaagccacaaaacatattttaaaaaagggattTATATGCTTCTAGATGTCTACGGGAATGTAtatttttgtggttgttttttttttttttaatttaagattaTACTGTACATCCTTCATGTAACCTGTTTCTTTTGTCCAACAATACATGTGACACTTTCACTCAATTCTGGTGGGTTTCCTTACCTAGGTTGACTACTCTCTCTTCCTCCGGATTCTCTAGTACCCTGGCTTTAACACTGTTGTGTTCTGGTTTCTTGGTTTTCCTCTCTctgaagttttgttttggttttatttatttgctttttgactcttctgcttcctgttttttcccctgtatttgTGGACATTCTAGAAGACTCAGTTCTTgactttcttctcttttgaaaatgCATCTAGTCTAATGGCTGAATGGTCATGTCTGTGGGGATGACCAATAACTCCAGACTTTCAATATTGATCCAGACTTCAGTATTACTTGCCTTCTGAATATTTCTGTTTAGACAGATGTCTTTTATCATCTTAAACTTTAACATATCTGTTCTTTCCTATCACTTCTCTATTGAgccttttttcctatttcttatttttcattctgttcccAAACCTAGAACTTGAAGGACTgagtttttctcttctgttgctTCTCCCTTGTAGTTACTCACCAAAATTCTgggttttttaataaaaacttttgctatatctttctcatttccttccttttaacatttctcttaCCGTAGTTGGTCCTTTTGTGAGTTTTATTATAATTACCTTCTGTGTGCAGTTTATTCTTTATACTCTCTGGCCAGATTaatttttctaagtctgtgattTCAGTATCCCTTAGGAAAGCATTCATTATATGATTTCAGGGGTTCTATATAATCCAGCCAAGTCTGTTTCTTAACATTTGAGTGCATCagtgttctaatttttattttatttttaattaatttaaatttattttatttttggctgcattgggtctttgttgctgttagtggactttctctagttgtggtgagcgggggctactcttcgttgcggtgcatgggcttctcattacagcggcttctcttgctgcggagcatgggctctaagcatgcgggctcagtagttgtggcttgcgggctctagagtgcaggctcagagttgtggcacacgggcctagccgctcaacagcgtgtgggatcctcccggaccagggctcgaacccgtgtcctttgcattggcaggcggattcttcaccactgcgccaccagggaagcccagtgttctaattttttaaatgataattaaataaaatgatctctAATTATTAGAATGTCATTAAGATTAATTAGAAATATTAGATGTTAATGAAAATCTTGTAAATTGATAAACCTTGGAGGAGGAGTTTCAGAAATTGGAGACTTAGTGTTATCAAATCgcttttccatattttaatgTGATTTAAGGAGCAGCATTGTTCAAAGATGACCCTTTGTTGACAGGAGAATGAGCTCACTAAGACTGAGGGCTCTCTCCTCCCAGCAAGAAGCTGTACCCAAACTCAGCTTCCCACAAGACTGCTACTACTTCCTCCCCCTGCATGCTAAACTGTGACTTCCCAGGGGCCCCAAGGATTCCGAGTGCCGAGCAGCTGatgttttctgtaaagagctGGCACCAAATCTAGACATTCTCTGGTGGCTTTTTACTGAAAAGGTTCTTCCTGTCACTGCCCTGtatggaggaagagaaagaaggaggcaGGGTCTCTTCACTGAATCTCAGACCCACACTGGGTCCATAGAGCATCCTGGTCCTGTCTTTTTTCCATGAGAACAGAGGGAAATTGGGGTACTTAtggattcttttctcttactgACTCTGCTGTTCCTTAACCTGTGTCCTGTAACGTGGTAGAATGTATCTTGAGTCCTGGTGCATGACAGGGCGACTGAGAATGGACCCACCTTGTATGACAAGTAAGTTAATCTGTAATTCTGTCCTGACTTTTTTTGCCCTCGATGGTGTAGGAATCTGAATCAGAGCCTATGAATGGTGAGATAATGGATGATACTCTTAAGACTTCACTTATAACAGAAGAGGAGGACTCCACTAGCGAAGTGTTAGGTGAAGAATTAAAATTGCAGTCTTTTAATTCCAGTGAAGACTCTACGAATCTTGTTCCACTGGTGGTAGAATCTTCAAAATCTCCTGAGGCTGTTGCACAGGATAAGGTAATGGAGAAATATCCTAATTTTTTATAGTTATAGTGTCCAGTGTTGCTGACTTGGCTAGGGCAGTGTGGGATATATATCTTCCTCTACTTTAGCATGTACAGTCCTTCAGGAAAAATCAATTTTACTACATTGGGTGTTTTAAGAAGATGCAATcagtaatgttttttaaaattcaaatctttGTAACTTCATTCGTCTGACTGACAGTAACAAAATGAGTTTCACTTTGTAGATTTAGGAAATGcttagaaaaatgggtaaagcattatttaccaaatatttggaTACCTATTACTTACATAGTCTGTGACCAGtactgtcattttaatttgttttaattaggGAGACAGATTAGATTAGTGGGGAAAACTTGATGGAATATCttgaaagaaatataattatttatttttattgaaatagagttgatgtacaatattagtttcatgtgtggtacatagtgatttgatttttgcatacattatgaactGATCACCACTGTAAGTCCAGTAACCATCTGTTCCCTacataaagttattacaatattgttgaccatattccttatgctatgTATTACATCCCCGtggtttattttgtaactggaagtttgtacctcttaatcccctacctcttTCAGTCCCCTCACACCCTCCGTTCTGGCAACCTCCCATTTGTTCTTTTtatctgagtctgttttcattttgttttgtttttttagattccacatacaaatgagatcatacggtttttatctttctctgtctgacttatttcactaagcataatcccCTCTaagctcatccatgttgttgcaagtggcaagatttcattctttttttatggctgagtaatattccattgtatatataggtgccacatcaaaaaggaaatttaatttcTACTTTTGAATATTCCAATTTAAGGGTAAAAAACTCTTGTATCGCATTATTTTATTAGTGTCTCACATAATTACATGAATAACATTTTCGCTGCCCTCACCTTTCACCTAATAGTCAAACTCAGTGGGGTAGCACAGTGTCAAGTCCCAGGATTCTCGGTTCTGGCTCCAGTAACACCAGGAAACTAAAAACTGAGTTGATTCATGGTTTTGAAGAATCTTGACATAAAGTTTGTGCCCTAAGTACTTTTTGGGGTAAAATCATTACTTTTATTGCATCTTTAAAGCAAGAACTTAATGAATCCAAATTATCATGTAAGACAGTTTCGAAGAAATTGAGCTGTATTCAGAACATGTGCACACGATTAACAAAAGTAGTGAGTACTGAATTCTTTAAAATGTGGTTGAGGGTCATTGCATATTAGTGTCTGAGAATAATTTATGTAAGAACTATATTGCAAAAGTTGTTCAccgggttttttgtttttagacttCACATGTAACTGACTCAGAAATGTTGCTAGATGAAGGCCCATCTGATGACAAGGGGCACACTGAAGAGAGGCTGCCTCTAGTTTCAAGAAAGAAAGCACATTTTGGGAGTTCAGACAATGTAGCTACTATCCCAAATGAAGAACGGTCCGACAGTGGTTTTCCAAACTCCGTGATAACTGAATTTTCTGAAGAATCGATTCCTGAAAATGTATCACCCAACACTACTGCCTCATTGGAAGACCAGGGTGAGGAGGGGGTAGCTGAGCCCCAGGAAACATCTCCAGCTCTTCCTCAGAGCTCTTTAATAGAGGTTGAACTTGAAGATGTGCCATTTTCACAGAATGCAGGACAGAAGAACCAGTCAGAGGAGCAGTCTGAAGCATCTTCTGAGCAACTGGATCAGTTGATGCAATCAACAGAGAAGACTGTGGATAGCAGCTCAGAGGAGATAGAAGTGGAAGTGCCTGTGGTCGACAGGcggaatttaagaagaaaggcCAAAGGGCACAAAGGACCTGCGAAGAAGAAAGCCAAGCTGacctgaatgaggaagaaatgtgGATGATAAATCCTCTTCTTTGTAACGtaattgttgtttttaaaatatggcagTTAATAAATAGCATGGGGCACAGGATAAAAACTCCAAATTTTCAATTTGAACTTATTTATGATGCCGCTTTTCCCTCCCCTGTAGGACCTAGGATTCAccgttctttttaatttttcaggctATTTTgtgtaaatacaatttttttaatttttattaaccaTGTTTCGATTTTGGGAAACCAGATCATACTATATTTTCTTCAGCAATTGGGGATATCTAACTATTAATATttcacaaaatataaattaaaaaatgtgaaagtagTAGGGCTTCCATCAATTGTAAGGATCACAGAAATCTTTTATACTAAGGGTTTTAATAGTAATCTTGGTGAAGGTTCTAGAagatttaaatttcaaaactaatcaccattttttaaaatgtaggcaTGCTTAAACAAAAATGTCAGTAAATTAGGATAAATGCAACTTCAACTACATGAGAGCACAAATTTGGAAATTTATGGTCAAAGGTTTATGAAGGTGATATTTTGGCCTCTTAGTTCTTAGTTGTAGGTGCAATTTCTTCCTTTGACTTCAATGTCTGTGGAAAGGCACAAACAAAATCTGTTTCCAGTTCACTCTTGATAACATCTGATATTAACAGTACTGCTAGGGATTTAACTCTGGCCTGTAGGCACtcgtataattatttaaaaattcatttgaatCTGGGGACTGTACTTTTGTCCTCACCCAGTTAACATGTATACTTTAGAAGTGTGAGAACCCTTCCTAAGGCTTCTTCTTAATCCTGCCACTGCCTTTATTCTAGAATCTTCATTATATTCCCCTCACTTTCATCCACTTCCCTAACTCATGGAGTGATTCCTGTCAAAAGATCTTTTTGCCTGCCTGCCAGCTTATGCCCTTGGCTTCCATTTTTGGTAGGTTTGGAACTGCGCCCCACAATCTTAGACCTAGATGGCAGGAATAAGCTGCTCTAGGAGCCATAGTTACAAGAGCTTAAATCACATTGGAGGCTTCGTTTGTCCCTTTTGGCTTGCTCGCTCTTGATTTGTTCTGTGCGGACAGGTTACAGTCTAGCCTGTGTGTACATTGTGGTTGCCTTTGCCTGggtaaactaaaaacaaagaacatcctcaattgtttatttttgtataataatttatttaaaaatgaacaaaatggttATCCTTAGAATCCAAAGAGAATCTTAAAACAGTCCCACTCTTTGGAAGTATTATGTGTACTCAAATTTTCATGTAAGTTTGAGAATGCTTTGAGGCcatttagattgtttttaaaactgcttggtccttacatgaaaaaaaaatgtgttatgaCTTTGTGTCATTATTTGAGGTGCTAAGGATTGATGTTGAAGGTTTATTCAGTCTACAGTCAGAtaatactaaattttattttgggaTGTTGGCATTTTAGGAAGATTTAAAGTTGAGGTAAAACTCTTTAGCAGACAGAATAGCAAACCCTCCTTATTCGTGTAAAACTTTGAATACTTGTATCCTCtactattttctttaattattggtCAGTTAGGCCAGATTATTCCATTCTAAATGAAAATTAAGCACTTTGGCCATTTGTTTTCCCAACAAATGCTAATCAAGTGAAAGAATAAGTATGACTATTAGTGTTATCTTTTGAATGTTTATGctgttttatacattttgtgAGAAATTTTTGTTAATACCACAATTAGGGAAATAAGGATTTAGTAAATTCTTAacctttccatttttaatttcttaaaatagatttaaaaacctAACACCTACTTTTTTACTTGGATTCTTCATTGTTctctttaaaatactttctttaaaaaggtGTAGTTTAACTCGATGACAACTCGATGTGTGAATATAGTTGCTGAGGTTTACAAAAAAGAAACGTTTATTTATATGACCACTAAGGACTCGCAGTATAAATTTAAACTTGTTAAACTTGTTTGGTTTAAACAGTAGGTGCATTTTAAGCAGTTTCAAAACTTTCTGTTCAGCACACAATTTTTGTCCATATTATCTCTGacagaaaatgttattttggaGTTTATAGTTGGTAGAGGAAAGTTAGGTCACATGAAAAAAACCTAACTTTCATGTTCAGTAACAATGAGTTCTATGCTCAGTGAGTGAGTGTAGAATTTATAACAATTTATCCTCAGTAAGGAATCTAAATAAAACTTAATCACATTACTTGTACTTTTTGCAAAAGGCATTAGAAAAACTCTGAGAATGACAGAGGACTGAAATCTGATTTCAACCAGGTAGTCTAGTTGTTAAGTGTCCAGTCACATTCTATAGTCCTTTGTGAACTTTTTTCTGTTTAGAAGTCTTATTTGTGGAGAAGGGAGTTCAGTTCAGTttgtgtaaatacatatatatttccttgtgtaatataaagcaattagcaaaatttttgttctactttcaaGTTTATTCAATTGCTAGACATCacagaaatatatttaagaatttattataAAGTTCCTCTACAACTTTTAACAGTGAGAGGGTCTATTATGAttttttataaaatcaaatagCATGACAGAATGTCAATCTTCTACTACTTAAAATGTGTCTCTATTCATGGTGTTTCCATTCAGTGCAGAAAATTATCATGGCAAGGATAAAAACTACTAGTGATTAATGGTTCACTTTTAGCTGACCACCAGACCACCACCTAAAATGGTTTCAGTGACTTTAGAAAAATATCTTGAAGGTTTATGATTGCCTCGAATTGAGCCTTTACCTGGTATCTAAATATCTGCTCTTACATTCTGATTTACCCTTAGGGATTATACCTTCTAAGGTTTGGTCACACCAGCAAACTGAAAcagattttaatgtaaataaagaATTTATACTAACATTACTCATCTGTGTAACAGTATTTTAGAAATTTCTGCCTTGTATGTCCACTAGTTGCAATACCGTGTTTGAAGTGTTAACCCAGTCTTTCATGGGTGTGATTAGTTACAAATGTTTATGCTTCTGTTTGCATACTTAGTATCAAGCTTTATTTGTACAGATAGTTTAACTTGCTTATTTTTGGTTGTGAAAAATAAGCAAACCTCAGTTCTGTATCCAGTGCTTAccttcagtagattttttttctttcaccctcCAAAATTTGTCATTCACACATTCCCCATTTCTATTAGCGGCAAAATCATTTGTTAAAATCTAATTGTAAGGAAGGTTCTGCTTCTGTTATCCTGAAGTAATTGTATCATACTGGATAGTAATTCCCAAGGAACTAGCCTTTCTTTTCCTTAGTGTCTGTGTGTTCTAAAACTTCTACTGTGTTTATACAATTTAGAAAAGATGTTACATTATTCAGAATAGCTAGACTTACTCAAGTACTTACGTTTGTTTTCttggtagtttctttttttctaattttttttttttatttttaacagtagtAATTAAACCTATATTTTGTGATTGTTTCCTGGTCTGTGTTTTGaaattccttccctttcccctaagTTCATTGGTGAAGATGTGTTTAGATATTGAATTTGTTTAGACACTGATTTCGTTTAAGGCACAATCACATTGGTTGTACTTTCaagacagactttaaaaaaaaataaacagaattgaaAACAATTAATGtgattataaattaatattatagACACCCTAAAGCTCAAAGTCACAAACATAACTCAAATCACAAATGTGCTTTTGACTAAAACACGACCTTTTTAATATTATCTAAGTAACTGcaaataaatttctctttaagGACATCAGTgcagcctttttctttttaaaactattttacctggaattacttaaatttttaccactttaaaaatataaatacactacCCTAAGTTTAGAATACAGGAAATGCTAAAAGTATGAACATTTTGGTTGGTATGTTTTTCATGTATCTATCTTGAGTAGAAAATACAGTTCCAAGTATATGGCATTATATATGATGAATGAGAgggggaaaatgtttaaaatactaaTTCCCTGACTTACTATAGGAATAATTAGAAGTAAAAAGTTTTATCTATGTTCTTTTGAACTTTATAGTGTAGTATGCCTTCtcatatactttatattttcattaaaatgctgTGTTAATGCTACATTTCTTAGGATTAATAATCTACAGTGAGGAGGAGGAGACCTGAGGTAAGGTCTTAGATGTGACAAAAAGTTTCTTGGCTTATTCCTCACAGTTAAGTGTGCACAAACCTTTGATAAAATGTGTTTTCGACTGCACTGGCTTTTCCAATAATGACAGATCTACACTGCTTAGTACCACTTATTAATACAGATACTGATGAAGTAGGATATTtctataattgatttttaatcatGCAGTTTGATGAATATCTAAACGCTAAACAGATGCAAAAGACCAATTTGTAAAACTAGgccattttaatcttttttttttttaaacaatagaatAAATAGTTTTCTTGATGACTGCAGACATGTAAGGCTGATTGGCAGTACTCAGAAATATCAGAGTAATGGTTTCCTGATTGGTGTGTAGTCTTCAATAATTATAAGGAGTTATTTGTATGTATCTGCTGTCAAACCAGTAAGACTGCATTTATGCATCCGTCATTTTCAGGATTGTTGGTAACCTGGGCATATTTtcctaaggaaaacaaaacaaaaaggagggATGTTTGTTAGCTaataaaaattacctttaaaaaatacatataatcttTGCCCaaattatttacaattaccacttttaagaaagaaaaaatggacgACCATAGTatataaatgagattttaaaaaatgaaatcactgaAGACCAAGCTTGAGTTCTCCatacaatttttatataaatattgtttttataaatggTGGCTAGCTTCATTCTGTTACTATGTTATATTAACAAGCCTTTATGGATTGACCTGAGCAATGCTCCTTTTCCACACGATTCTTGCTGGAAAAAGCATCATGTATTAACTAAGTTTCAAATCAATTTAACCTATTTTAAAACCGAGGTcaagggacttacctggtggcacagtggttgagattcacctaccaatgcaggggacacgggttcgagccctggtc
This window harbors:
- the FAM169A gene encoding soluble lamin-associated protein of 75 kDa isoform X3 is translated as MFVRKKYRGKDFGLHMLEDFVDSFTEDALGLRYPLTSLMYIACNQYFEKYPGDHELLWEVEGVGHWYQRIPITRALQRETFKITAVSQNEAKRPVSGEYGLGSVPDYEAGAEDSLSSEMQLTIDSLKDAFASTSEGHGKTPVSTRTRSSHLKRPKIGKRFQDSEFSSSQGEDEKTPQTSPTASVNKLESTARTSESSEEFLEEEPEQSVIEFEDESSDKNVRPAPETQPGLEKQEGEKESESEPMNGEIMDDTLKTSLITEEEDSTSEVLGEELKLQSFNSSEDSTNLVPLVVESSKSPEAVAQDKTSHVTDSEMLLDEGPSDDKGHTEERLPLVSRKKAHFGSSDNVATIPNEERSDSGFPNSVITEFSEESIPENVSPNTTASLEDQGEEGVAEPQETSPALPQSSLIEVELEDVPFSQNAGQKNQSEEQSEASSEQLDQLMQSTEKTVDSSSEEIEVEVPVVDRRNLRRKAKGHKGPAKKKAKLT